A stretch of DNA from Oryzomicrobium terrae:
ACGATGAGGAAGCGGGGCACGCCGGCCTGCTTGACCGCGGCGACGATGGATTTAACGCCGGCCACGTAATAGCCATACACATCGCTCTGGGCATGGCCGCTGAAGGCGCTGATGACCACCTGGTGGCCGGCCAGCAGGCCCGCCAAGGCGGCGGTGTCGTTCACATCCGCCTTAACGGCGGTGAGGTTGGCCTGGGGCGCCAGCTTTTCCGGGTGGCCCACCAGGGCCGTGACCTGATGGCCCCGGGCCAGGGCCTCGTTGAGCAGGTTGGAACCGATGAAGCCGGTGGCGCCGATGAGTGCGATTTTCATGGAAGTCTCTCCGTAAGGGTGGTCCGCGCCCCGGTGCGCAGGCGCCGGAGCAAAAACGTCATGGCGGCATGATGGACCGATTCATTGGCGCGATAAATCCTATAATCAACGAATCATTGTTATCAAAAACTTGACGATGCAACGAGAACTCCACGGCAACCTGGACCGCCTGCTGGTCTTTGCCGCCGTCGCCGAAACCGGCGGCTTCACCGCCGCCGCCGACCAGCTCGGCATCACCAAGGCCAACGTCAGCCTGCAAGTGAGCCGCCTCGAAGACCAGCTCGGCACCGCCCTGTTCACCCGCACCACCCGCCGGGTGCGCCTCACCGACGCCGGCCAGGCCCTCTACGAGCGCACCGCCCCGGCCCTGGACACCCTGGGCAACGCCTTTCATGGCGCCGGCAGCAGCGAGGGTGGCCTGAGCGGCACCCTGCGCCTCACCGCCCCGGTGGGCCACGCCACCCAATCGGTAGCCCCGGCCCTGGCCGAATTCGCCGCCCGCCACCCCGGTCTACAGTTCGAGCTGTATACCGGCGACCGGGTTCTCAATCTGGTGGAAGAAGGCATCGACCTGGCGATCCGCCTCGGCGAACTGCGGGACTCGTCCCTGCGCGCCATCCGCCTCGGCGGCTTCGACCAGATCGCCGTCGCCGCCCCCGACTACCTGGCCCGCAAGGGCACGCCGCAAACCCCGGACGACCTGGCCGACCACGACTGGATCGGCTTCACCCTGCTGCGCGCACCGCTGACCTGGACCTTCACCCGCCCCGGCAGCGCCCCCCGCACCGTGCGCATGAGAGCCCGCATCCGCGTCGACTCCAGCGCCGCCCTCCTCGCCCTCCTGCAACGGGGCGCCGGCATCTCGGTCCTCGACCAATTCAGCACCGCCGACGCCCTACGCGACGGCCGCCTGGTGCGGGCCCTGCCGGACTGGTCACTGCCAGCGGGCGGCGTGTACGCCGTGCTCCCGCCGGGGCCCCATGTGCCCGCGTATGTGCGGGCGTTTGTGGAGTTTTATCGGGGGTTTGTGGGGAATAAGGTGTAAGTGGCGGCTCGTCGGCCTAACCGGCCGTTGGCCGATTTCCCGGGTTCAGTCAGCAATGTGGCTGTAACCAGCCGTTCAGCTGAGATCAGTGCTGAAGGTCCGCTTTCCCAGTCAGCGAATGCGTACTCCCGATCCTAAACGGACCTCCGTCGCTCTAGCGCAACAACGGGCGTGTAAGAATTTTTGTGTAAACGGTCATTTGGCAGGAAACTGCCGCGCCCCAAGGAGCGATGATGGCCGTAGCAAAGAAAGCAGTACCCAAGGAGTTGCTGGACAGCCTGCTGGCTGAATATCGGAAACCGGAAGACCTGATTGGCGAGAACGGCTTGCTCAAGCAACTCACCAAGTTGCTGGTTGAGAAGGCGTTGGAAGCCGAGATGGCCGACCACCTCGGCCACGGCAAGAATAAGCCGGTATGGAACTCATAGCGAGTGATGGTGATTCAAGGCGGCACAGGCTTTGCGGACGGTGTCTGCGAGAACGCCCTGCAGGGGGTGCGGAGCTGCGATTTCCGGAAGAAGCATATTCACCTGGTAACCGATGGCAACGGTAAGCGGCCGCACTACTAGGTCCGGTCCGCTGAGTTCCAGTGCGGTGAACGGGTTTACGATGGCAACGCCCAGGCCCTGACGCACCATGGCGCAGATGGCCACTGCGCTCGTGGTTTCAAGCAGGGTTGCGCGATGTACTTTAGCGTCCTCGAACATCGTATCAATGGCGGTTCGATACGGGTCGCCAACCGCGAGACTGATGAAGCGCTCGCCTGTAAAGTCGCGTGGTTGCAGTCGCGCCTTGCGGCACAGGCTGTGATCACGTGGCAAAACCGCCACTTCATTGACTTTCAGTAAGGGCTGCAAGGCAACTCCAGCAGGTGCCTCTTGGGTTTCACTCAGTCCCAGGTCAAAACGCTGTTCACTCATGGCTTGCTCCAGCCAGGGCGACTCTAAGGGATGCACGCTGACTCCTAGTTCAGGATGTGCATGTAAGAGATATACCAGTGCGCGGGGTACCAAGGCATGGGCCAATGCCGGCAAACACGCAATGCGCAAGCGACCTGTCGCTTGCGTGCGCAATTCGCTGGCGCGCGCTGCGATCTGTTCCAAGCCTATAAACGAGCGTTCTACTTCTTGCATCAGCGCAAGTGCCCGCACGGTAGGTCGTAATCGGCCCCGCACCCGGTCAAAAAGGTTAAACCCCAGTAACTGCTCCAGACGACCCAGCTCGCGACTCAAAGTGGGCTGGCTTGACGCGCACGCGTCAGCTGCACGCCCCAGGTTGCCGTGCAGCATGATGGCGCGAAACATTGTCAGCTGGCGATGAGTTAAATTCATATCAATATTGAATAGCCACAGAACAAGAGTAGCATTGATTGAATTGACTATGAAGGGGATCATCCACCCATGAACCCTTTTACTCCCGCTACCATCGCTCCTTTGGCCCAGCAGTTCGGTACCCCGCTGTGGATCTATGATGCCGACACCATTACGCGCCAGATTGCCGCTCTGCGGTTGTTTGACGTAGTGCGTTTCGCTCAGAAAGCCAACTCCAATACACACATCCTTCGCCTCATGAAGCGACAGGGCGCAGTGGTGGACTCGGTGTCTTTGGGTGAAATCGAACGCGCGTTGGCTGGTGGTTTTACGCCGGGCTTGCACAACGGGCACGCAGACATCGTGTTCACGGCCGATCTGCTGGACCGCGCTACGCTTGCGCGCGTGGTGGAACTCAATATTCCCGTGAACTGCGGCTCCATGGACATGCTGGACCAATTGGGTGCGGTCAACTCAGGGCACCCGGTGTGGCTACGCATCAACCCAGGTTTCGGGCATGGCCATTCCAAGAAAACAAATACCGGTGGCGAGCATAGCAAGCATGGCATCTGGCATAGCGACCTAGTACGCGCCTGCGAAAAGATCAAGTCCAACGGCCTGGCCTTGCAGGGCCTGCACATGCACATCGGCTCGGGCGTGGACTACGCGCACTTGCAGGAAGTGTGCGGTGCCATGCTGAAGCTGGTAGAGGTAGTGAATGCGCAGGGTTTGGACCTGCACGCCATCTCCGCGGGCGGCGGTCTGTCCGTTCCCTACCAGGCCGGTGAACCCACGATTGATACGGCGCACTACTTTTCATTATGGGATGCAGCGCGCCATGCCGTGGAACGGCTGCTGGAGCACCCAGTGAAACTGGAAATAGAACCGGGCCGCTATTTAATGGCCGAGTCCGGCGTGCTGGTCACCGAGGTACGCGCCACGAAGCAACAGGGCGCCAACCATTTTGTGATGGTGGACGCCGGCTTCAGTGATCTGGCTCGCCCGGCCCTATACGGCGCCTACCACGGCATGGAGTTGATCCACTCTGATGGCACAGCGGTTAATGGCCTGCAGTTTGACACGGTGGTTGCCGGACCTCTGTGCGAGTCGGGAGATGTGTTTACGCAGGGAGACGGTGGCGTGGTGTTGCACCGCTCCTTGCCGCAGGCGCAGGTGGGAGATCTGCTGGTGTTGCACGACACCGGTGCGTATGGCGCCTCCATGTCATCGAACTACAACGCGCGCCCGCTGATTGCCGAAGTGCTGATGGAAAATGGTGAGCCCCGGCTTATTCGACGAAGGCAGACGGTGGCTGAGCTGCTCGCGCTGGAGGCGGTGTAAGGCAGCACACAAGATTTTAATTGTTCAATTGAATTGGCCCGAGTTTCGTAGAAACTGCGCTGTCAGCTCTGTGCACTACTACAGACGTTCGTGCGTGAGGGACTGAACGGCTGCAATGGCCGAATAACAGCCAGTGAGCACACTCCTACAAAGCAAAACGCCGGGTCACCCCGGCGTTTTGCTTTTCTAGCGTCCACACCTTCTATACGCCCCTCAAGCCCCCTTCTCCCCTCCCCCCACCTTGCCCACCGGCGCCACGGGCGGCGCGTATTCCGGGACCTTGTTCTTAACGGCCGGCTGGGCCATCAGGTAGGCGTAGATGGCGCGCAGGTCCTTGTCCGGCAGGGTGCCGATCGACTGCCAGGGCATGGGCGGGAGGATGGGGCGGGTGGCGCCCAGGTGCTTGCCGGTGCGCAGGGCCTTGATGAAGTCGGCCTCGCGCCAGGTGCCGATGCCGGTGGCCCGGTCCGGGGTGAGGTTGCTGGCGTAGGTGGTGCCCCAGGGACCGACGAAGGCGGTCATGGTGGCGGAGCCGCCCCAGTTCCAGGCGTTGTCGAGCTTGGGCGGAGGCGGCAGCTTGAGGTCTTCCGGGTGGCCGGAAAGGCCCCGGGCGTGGTCCTTTTCCGGCCCATTGGGGCCCATCTTGAAGGGGGTGTGGCAGTCGGCGCAGCCGCCGTAGGCGACGAGCTGGGCGCCGCGCTTGACCTGGGCGCTGCCGTTCTCGGCAAAGGCCGGGGCGTGGGCCAGGCTGGCGGCCAGGGCGGCGGCGAGCAGACGGGGGATGGCGCGTTGGGGGTTCATGATGCAGGACTCCTTGTTATGGGGCGTACAGGGTGATTCGGCCGCCCGGCGGGGACGGCAGCCAAGGCTGTGAGGGATCCAAGGCGGGCGGGGTTGGGGATCGAACGGGAGCAAACGCGGGCTGGTGCGGCCTCACCCACGGCACAGGGTCGCCGCGGCGGCGGCGATGGCCTCGGGCTGGGGCACCGTGGCCTGCTCCAGGGGAAAGCTGGCGGCCACCGGGGCATCTGGCCCGCCGAGGCGGACGATGGGGGCCTTGAGCCGCTCGAAGGCGTGTTCGGCCACCATAGCGGCGATCTCGGCGCCCACGCCGCACAGGCGGTTGGCCTCGTGCACCACCACCAGCCGGCCGGTACGGCTCACCGAGGCGAGGATGGCCGCGTTGTCCAGGGGCTTGAGGCTGCGCAGGTCGATGACCTCGGCGGCGATACCTTGGGCGGCCAGGGCGTCGGCGGCCTGGAGGCAGTGGCCCACGGTCTTGCCGTAGGAAACCAGGGTGACGTCGCGCCCGTCGCGCAGGGTGGCGGCCTGGCCCAGGGGCACCAGGTGGTCGCCCTCGGGCACCTCGCCGGGCTGGTAGAGCAGGCCGATGTCGAGAAAGCACAGCACCGGGTTGTCGTCGCGGATGGCGGCCTTGAGCAGGCCCTTGGCGTCGGCCGGGGTGGCGGGCATGACGACCTTGAGGCCGGGGCTGTGGACGAACCAGGCTTCCAGGTTGTGGTTGTGCTGGGCACCGACGCCCCAGCCGCTGCCGGTCATGACCAGGGTGACGAGGGGGAACTGGAACTGGCCGCCGGACATGTAGCGCAGCTTGCCGGCGCTGTTGACCAGCTCGTCCATGGCGTAGCAGAGGAAGGGGGCGAAGAGCAGGTCGATCACCGGGCGCAGGCCGGTGCCGGCGGCGCCCACGGCGGTGCCGGCGATGATGCCTTCGGCCAGAGGGGTGTTGCGCACGCGGCGGGGGCCGAATTCTTCCACCAGCTCGCGGCGCTTGGTGGCGATGCCTTCGCCGAAGGCGAGCACCCGGTCGTCCCGGCGCATTTCCTCGGCCAGGGCGGCGCCGACGGCATCGTATAAGGTCAGGGTGGGCATGGCGCGTCCTCAAGCGTAGACGCCCCGGGCCAGTTCGGCCGCGGTGGGAATGGGGGGGAACGGAGAGGCCTCGGCAAAGCGCCGGGCGGTGTCGATGCGGCTGGCCACCTTGTCCTCGATGGTGGCGGCCTCGGCGGCGGTCAGGCGGCCGGCGGCGATGAGCCGCTCGCGGCAGGTGGCGATGGGGTCCCGGGCGCGCCAGTACTCGCGCTCCGCCGCATCGACGTAGGCCTGGTCGTCGGGCTCCAGGTGGCCCCGGGTACGGTAGGTCCAGGTTTCCAGCAGGTAGGGCTGGCCGCTCTGGCGCACCTGAGCGGCGGCGTGGCGGGCCGCTTCCAGCACGGCGTCCACGTCGTTGCCATCCACCGTGACGGCGGGGATGCCGTAGGCGGCGGCCCAGTCCGACACCCGCTCCCGGCTCATGGCCTCGCGGCGGTGCACGTAGGCCTGCCACTGGTTGTTCTCGCACACGTAGAGCACCGGCAGATGCCACAGGGCGGCGAGGTTGAGGGATTCGTGAAAGCTGCCTTCGCAGGCCGCCCCGTCGCCGAAGAAGCAGGCGACGATGCCGGGGCGGCCGAGCATGGTCTGGGACAGGGCCACGCCCGTGGCCATGGACAGCTCGGCGCCGACGATGGTGGAGGTGAGCACCACACCCAGTTCCCGGGCCGAGATGTGCAGGGAGCCGCTGCGCCCCTGGCAGTAGCCGTCGCGGCGGCCCATGACCTCGGCCAGCAGGCGGCCCGGGTCGGCGCCCCGGGCGAGCAGGTGGCCGGCGCTGCGGTGGTTGGTGAGGATCAGGTCGTCGGCGCCGAGGGCGTTGACCACGCCGACGGCGGCGGCCTCCTGGCCGACCGAGGTGCAGGTGCCGGGGATGGAGCCGGCGGCGCTGCCGGTGACGATGGCGTCTTCGTAGGCGCGGATCAGCAGCATCTGCTCGAAGAGCTGGCGCGGATCGGGCGCGGGCGCATGGGGGGAATTGAGGGACATGACCGCTTCCGTCGGTGAATGGAGAAGCGAGTCTAGGCCGCCCAAAACCCCGGACAAGGGGGCAAAACGGGGGTTACGAAACTTTTAAGAATGGCTGAATGAAGTTTTAAGAAAGGGGGCCGCCGTGGGGGCCGGTGGCGCCTTTTGAGGGGGGTAGAGGGGGAATTTCACGGGGCTTTGGCTTTGGCTTTGGCTTTGGCTTTGGCTTTGGCTTTGGCTTTGGCTTTGGCTTTGGCGGTGGCGGTGGCGGTGGCGGTGGCCAGTGTGGTGGTAACGGGCCTACTCTCCCCCGCCTGTTTGCTGCGTTATCCGCTAGAGGCGACCAGGGTCGCCATCAGTCGGCCCCGCAGCTGGCGCTCCCTCTTACCGCCCCAGCCCTCACCGCCGCCAAATCAGCCTTCGGCAAGCTCCAGGGGCCGGGTCACGGTGAGGCAAAAGCGCCCCCGGCCGGTCTTGGCCAGCCGGATGCCGGCGTCGCGCTCGTCGAGGCGGCGCTGCAACAGCACCAGGCGCGCCTCCAGGTTGTCGCTCACCCCGGGCAGGCGGATGCGCGGATCGACGCGCAGCCCCTTGTTGGTGAAGCTGGTGCGCTGCCGGGCCACGAAGTCGCTCAGCAGCACCCACAGGATGGCGCCGGCCACGCCCTTGATGAGGTAGTCGTCGTCGAGAAAGACGCTGTCGTTGGCGGCGAAGTGGCGCACCCGCAGGGGCGGCCCCGCCAGGGCCGGGGCGCCGGCCTCGGCGGCGGGCGCGGGTTCGTCATCGGGCTGCTCCTCGGCCTGCTGGTGATGCAGGATGGCCAGCCCCAGGTGGGCGGCGAAGGCCACCAGGGCGTCCTCGTCGTCGTAGCCGAAGTGCAGGTCGGCCACGCTCTCGACGTAGAGCACGCCGAGCAGGCGCCCCAGGGCGACGATGGGCACCGCCATCTGGCTGGCCGCTTCGGGCAGCCCGGGCAGGGGGATGGCCGTTTCCAGGGCGTCGCTGGGACCGTCGGCGGCGATGCGCTCGCGCACGGTGCGGCCGTAGGCGTATTCGCTGTTCATGAAGCCGATACGGATCGGCGTGCGTTCCCGGGCGCAGATGCCGATCACCCCTTCGCCCAGGGGGATCTCGGAGCCCACCCCGGAGTGGGGGTAGCCCCGGCTGGCCAGGGTGTAGAGGCGGCTGCGCGCCTCGTCGTGCATCAGCAGCATGGCGTGGTCGATGCCGAATTCGGCCCCCAGGCAGTCGAGGGCTGTGTCCAGCAGGCATTCCAGGGTGGCGCAGCCGGCCAGCCGCTGCACGGCGCGACGCAGGGCGATCAGGTGGTTCACCGGCGGCGGCGGCGGCGCCAAGACCGGCCCCGGCAGCTGCTGGATGGCGAGGATGCGGTAGATGTCGGCCCCCAGGAGCTGAAAAACCCCGGACATGCCGGTGTGGGCGGCGATGCCCGCCAGCTTGGCCTTCATCTGCTCGAACAGGGGGCCGGCGGTCTCGGTGCGCAGGTACTGGAGGGTGAGGCGGTACTGGGCTCCGGTGAGGTGGCTGGTGACCAGCAAGCGGATGGCCGAGCCGGCCAGCACGTTCTGCCGGGTGCGGTTGAAGAACTGGTAGGAGAGCGCCAGGTGCGCGTTGTCGATGAACTGGGCCTGGGTGAGAAAGGCCAGGTTGGGCATGCCCGCCGGGTCGCAGGTGGCGATCTGGCCGGGGATGATGCCTTCCAGGCACTCGCGGATGGCGTCGATGCGCAGACTCATCGGGCCGCTCCCAGGGCTTCGCCGGCCTTCGGCCCGGGGGTCTGGGAAAAGGCCGCGCTGGGGGTATAGATCACCGTCGCCAGATCCTCGGGAACTAGGGAAAACACCGTCCGCACCACCGCCTCGGGCAGGCCGAGGGGCACCACCTCGGCGATGAAGTCGGCCACGTGGGCTTCGACCACGGCCAGATCGGCGGGATCGAAGGGCGTGACCCGGGCATCGATGCCCTTCAACTGCAGCGTGCGGTTGGTGCTGGGCAGGCTGAACACATTGGCCACCCGCCCGGTGCAGCGGATGGCGTCGAGCAATTCCGCTGCCTGGGAGGGCTTGATGAACACGGCGATCTGGCGCCCCCCATCGATAATCTTGCAGCCCAAACACCGGCTCATGACCGGCATGCCCCCGGGAGAGCAGGAGGCCAGGCTGATACTGACGCCAGATTGCAGGAAGGCGATGCTGTCGTTATCGAGCATGGATAGGCTGGTGTGAGAGTGTGCGATGGAAAGCAGGGATCAAGACAGCTGGGTTGCCGACCAAGTTGCATTCAGTCCATCATCATAAAATCAAAAATGGAGCAACTTACACATTGTTTTGCTTGCCGGTGGCCGCAAGCGGAAGAACGGTGGCATCACTCTCCTATCAAAGCCATCCACCTAAACTTAGCTACCTCCAAGGGTATGACCTCGAGAACCGGTCAGCCCAAACAGGAGCGGGTTCATCCTGCTCCGGGTCGCCAGTAAGCTCAGTATCACCGCCCCTGTACAACACCTGTTCGGTGCTCTTCTGCCGATGGACCAATCACCACCGCCCCTTCGCAGCACGATTTCATCAAGCAGCTGAAAAAATCTAAAAAACCTTGAAGTAAAACCAAAAAAACAAGGAGCTTTAATGAAAAAACAAAATTCAGAAAAACTAACATTGCTATTAATTTCAATAGCATTGACATCAAACTGCCAGGCAAACGGTGGAATAAAAACCTTTCCCAAAGATTACAAAACCGTCGAAGGCAGCGTCATTCAAATCAAAAACATGCCAGCCGTCAAAAACCAAGGCGCCCTTGGAATTTGCTATGCTTTTTCAGCGGCAACGCTTATTGACGAAGCAAACTGCTACATAAAAAAAACACCTGACTGCTCCTCCTTGAGCGACTCAAAAAAAGTTTCACCCTTGGATATTTCACGATTTAACCAAAAGCTTCCAGAAACCAAAGACTATACGGACAGATTCAATTACGAAGGCATAAAAGAAGGAGGAAGTGCAGCGCTAACCATATACAACGCCATAAGCACAAACTCCTTTGTTTCCGAAAAATGCAGCCCGTACAATCAGCTACAACCTCCACCACATCAAAAAAAACTTGCCGAAATAATAAAAACTGGACTAAAAAACATCAAGACCATAAAGCATCTTTACGAAGAAAACCAAACCATACATAAAATATGCCAACCATGCGCCGAGGCCTTAGCAGAAAAACATGCCTTTACAATAAGCGAAACAATAGCCCCACCCACATCTCTCGAAGAAATAAAAAAATCCTTCAGAGAAGCAACTTACGAAAAATTCATTGACAAGCTACTCATTCCGGAAATTTGCTGGGACTTCAAAAACCAAATCACACTCTCTGGGCAATGGAAAGTTGAGACACACCCAACTGAAAAAAGCCAAAAAAACTACACAGAAACAATAAAAAAAATAAAGGAAGTACTCAAGTCCGAACGCCCCCTTAGCATTGAATTTTGCGCAGAACACCCACTAACATCAAAAACCCCAGAAGAGTGCTCAGAAAAAGGCCACAGCGTAGTAATAAAAGGGTATAAAAAAATATGCTCGCCAAAAAACGAATGCCACGACTCAATACAAGTACACAACTCCTGGGGTGAAGCTTGGCAAATTGAAAACAACGACGGATGGGTAATTGCCAAAGAGTTACTGGAAAGAACTTTTTACGAAAAACACTCTATAGTCTGGCTAACACCAGAATAAAAACCCCAAACAGCACCTAAAAAACATCTCAAGAAATCGCCTTGCCTTCCACATCGTCACTGAGTTTCTATAAAAAAACCAAAGCAAAAATACTTAGGTCATTAAAAAAGCAAAACGCCGGGTTCAAGACCCGGCGTTTTGCTTGGCATGTGGGGTGTCCCACAGTAAGACTCAGCGCCCTGCCCTACCCCTGCAACTCCCCCCGCCCGCGGAACTCCTCCAGGGCCTCCGGATTGGCCAACGCCTCCACGTTCTTCACCGCTTCGCCGTGCACCACGTTGCGCACCGCCAGTTCCACGATCTTGCCGCTCTTGGTGCGCGGGATGTCCTGGACCTGCACCACCCGGGCCGGCACGTGGCGTGGGGTGGTGTTCTTGCGGATCTGGTCCTTGATGCGCTGGATCAGGGCGTCGTCCAGGGTGGTGCCTTCCTTGAGGCGCACGAACAGCACGACGCGCACGTCGCCCGAGCCTTTCGGCCAGTCCTGGCCGATCACCAGGGCTTCGAGCACTTCGGGCAGCTGTTCGACCTGGCGGTAGATTTCGGCGGTGCCGATGCGCACGCCGCCGGGGTTGAGGGTGGCGTCCGAGCGGCCGTAGATGATGAGGCCGCCGTGAGCGGTGATCTCGGCGAAGTCGCCGTGGCACCAGGTGTTGGGGAAGCGTTCGAAGTAGGCGGCCCGGTACTTGGCGCCGTCGGCATCGTTCCAGAAGCCGACGGGCATGGCCGGGAAGGGCTTGAGGCAGACGAGTTCGCCCTTTTGCTCCCGGATCGGGGCGCCGGTGTCGTCGAGGACGTCCACCGCCATGCCGAGGCCCCGGCACTGAATTTCGCCGCGCCACACCGGGCCGATGGGGTTGCCGAGGACGAAGCAGGAGAGGATGTCGGTGCCGCCGGAGATGGAGGCGAGCTGGAGGTCTTCCTTGACGTCCCGGTACACGTAGTCGAAGCCTTCGGCCACCAGGGGGCTGCCGGTGGACATCATGGCTTTGAGGGCATCGAGCGTGTGGGTCTGCCGGGGCTTCAAGCCGGCCTTGGCGATGGCATCGATGAACTTGGCCGAGGTGCCGAAGTGGGTCATGGCCTCGGCTTCGGCGTAGTCGAACAGGAGGGTGCCGGCTACGCCGTCCTTGCCCGGGGCGAAGGGGCTGCCGTCGAAGAGCAGCAGGGTGGCGCCGGAGGCGAGGCCCGAGACCAGCCAGTTCCACATCATCCAGCCGCAAGTGGTGAAGTAGAACACCCGGTCATTGGGCTGCACGTCGTTGTGCAGCTGGTGCTCTTTGAGGTGCTGGACCAGGGCGCCGCCGTGGCAGTGGACGATGCACTTGGGCACGCCGGTGGTGCCTGAGGAGAACATGATGAAGAGCGGGTGATCGAAGCCGACCCGGTGGTAGGTGGGGGCTTCAATCCCCAGGTGGGGAGCGGTGAAGTCGGCCAGGGGGGCGCCGTTGGCGATGGCGGCCACGTCCCCGGCCCCGAGGGCCGGGTTGAGGTAGGGCACGACCACGGTTTTCACCACGGTGGGCAGTTTGGCGGCCACCTCGGCGTTCTTGGCCAGGCAGTCCACGGCCTTGCCGTTGTACCAGTAGCCGTCGACGCAGACGAAGACCTTGGGTTCGATCTGGCCGAAGCGGTCGAGGACGCCCTGGACGCCGAAGTCCGGGGAGGCGGAGGACCAGATGGCGCCGAGGGCCGTGGTGGCGAGCATGGCCACCAGGGTTTCGGGCAGGTTGGGCAGGAAGCCGGCGACCCGGTCGCCGGGGCCGACGCCGGCGGCGATCAGGCCGGCCTGGAAGGCGGCGACCTGGCGCACCAGCTCCATCCGGCTGACCCGGCGCTTGACCTGGGATTCGCCCCAGAAGACGAGGGCGTCATCGGCGTTGGCGGGCAGGCCGGCGAAGTTGAGCAGATTCTCGGCGTAATTGAGCTTGGCCGTGGGGAACCAGCGGGCCCCGGGCATGCGCTCGCCGTTTTCCAGCACCGGACCGGTGCCCTTGTCGCCCACCACGCCGAGTTCATCCCACACCAGGTCCCAGAAGGCGGCGG
This window harbors:
- a CDS encoding acetoacetate--CoA ligase, whose product is MTRDDTLSAPTAPLWTPTPARMAGTLLHRFLTPASTRAGRPLTDYDALWQWSVDDPAAFWDLVWDELGVVGDKGTGPVLENGERMPGARWFPTAKLNYAENLLNFAGLPANADDALVFWGESQVKRRVSRMELVRQVAAFQAGLIAAGVGPGDRVAGFLPNLPETLVAMLATTALGAIWSSASPDFGVQGVLDRFGQIEPKVFVCVDGYWYNGKAVDCLAKNAEVAAKLPTVVKTVVVPYLNPALGAGDVAAIANGAPLADFTAPHLGIEAPTYHRVGFDHPLFIMFSSGTTGVPKCIVHCHGGALVQHLKEHQLHNDVQPNDRVFYFTTCGWMMWNWLVSGLASGATLLLFDGSPFAPGKDGVAGTLLFDYAEAEAMTHFGTSAKFIDAIAKAGLKPRQTHTLDALKAMMSTGSPLVAEGFDYVYRDVKEDLQLASISGGTDILSCFVLGNPIGPVWRGEIQCRGLGMAVDVLDDTGAPIREQKGELVCLKPFPAMPVGFWNDADGAKYRAAYFERFPNTWCHGDFAEITAHGGLIIYGRSDATLNPGGVRIGTAEIYRQVEQLPEVLEALVIGQDWPKGSGDVRVVLFVRLKEGTTLDDALIQRIKDQIRKNTTPRHVPARVVQVQDIPRTKSGKIVELAVRNVVHGEAVKNVEALANPEALEEFRGRGELQG